In Micromonospora sp. LH3U1, one genomic interval encodes:
- a CDS encoding MarR family winged helix-turn-helix transcriptional regulator translates to MSHDPARTSAIADLMRAGREMSRLSMVFRYAIAERLGLTVSDLECLDYLADVGSATAGQVAERTNLTTGAVTSMLRRLQQAGYVTAERDPADRRRVIVTLRPERIAELTRPYERFAERAARLIEGYSAEEVLLLVRHYDRMQAMYHAELDSLRCGDTAQRSA, encoded by the coding sequence ATGTCCCACGATCCGGCCCGTACGTCCGCGATCGCCGATCTCATGCGCGCCGGGCGGGAGATGTCGCGGCTGTCCATGGTGTTCCGGTACGCCATCGCGGAGCGGCTCGGCCTCACAGTGAGCGACCTGGAATGCCTGGACTACCTGGCGGACGTCGGATCCGCCACCGCGGGGCAGGTCGCCGAGCGGACCAACCTCACCACCGGGGCGGTGACCAGCATGCTCCGTCGGCTCCAGCAGGCGGGCTACGTGACGGCCGAGCGCGACCCCGCGGACCGGCGGCGGGTGATCGTCACCCTGCGGCCCGAGCGGATCGCCGAGCTGACGCGACCGTACGAGCGGTTCGCCGAGAGGGCGGCGCGGCTCATCGAGGGCTACAGCGCCGAGGAGGTCCTGCTGCTGGTTCGGCACTATGACCGCATGCAGGCGATGTACCACGCCGAGCTGGACAGCCTCCGCTGCGGCGACACCGCGCAGCGGTCTGCCTGA
- a CDS encoding poly(ethylene terephthalate) hydrolase family protein: protein MREHGHHPPPSGNTNADRVPARFRGRVLKLAAVGIAAVVGMFTITVATGSASAADNPYQRGPDPTPSSVTAVNGPFANTSVSVPTGYGFNGGRIYYPTDTSQGTFGAIAISPGYTALFSAELAWMGPWLASHGFVVIGIETNSRNDFDTARGTQLLAALDYLTQQSPVRDRVDPTRLAVAGHSMGGGGALSAAMRRPSLKAVVGIAPYSPSSNLANDRVPTMILSGQADTVVTPSYATGLYNSLPSTTENVYLEVAGADHGFMVGRPNPVMVRTMLPFVKMFVDNDARYSQFLCPLLDSSGVVTYRSTCPLLPTTPTTPTPTTPGPTPTVSPSVPPTSAGEIVGTQSGRCVDVPNASRNNGTRVQLYDCNRQTNQTWTYTAGKQLQVYGNMCLDAAGTGNGAAVQIYSCHSQTNQQWNINANGTISSVQSGRCLDAWSTANGAQIQLYDCHGQTNQQFRLVARA, encoded by the coding sequence GTGCGAGAACACGGACACCACCCCCCGCCCTCGGGGAACACCAATGCCGACCGAGTACCCGCCCGCTTTCGGGGACGGGTGTTGAAGCTTGCCGCGGTAGGGATCGCCGCCGTGGTCGGGATGTTCACCATCACCGTGGCGACCGGGTCGGCATCGGCCGCCGACAACCCGTACCAGCGGGGCCCGGACCCCACCCCGAGCAGCGTCACCGCCGTGAACGGCCCCTTCGCCAACACGTCGGTAAGCGTCCCGACCGGGTACGGCTTCAACGGCGGCAGGATCTACTACCCGACCGACACCAGCCAGGGCACCTTCGGGGCCATCGCCATCTCGCCGGGTTACACAGCGTTGTTCTCCGCCGAACTGGCCTGGATGGGCCCGTGGCTGGCGTCCCACGGCTTCGTCGTGATCGGCATCGAGACCAACAGCCGCAACGACTTCGACACGGCCCGCGGCACCCAGTTGCTCGCCGCGCTGGACTACCTCACACAGCAGAGCCCGGTACGCGACCGCGTCGACCCCACCCGCTTGGCGGTGGCGGGTCACTCCATGGGCGGCGGTGGCGCGTTGAGCGCGGCCATGCGGCGTCCGTCGTTGAAGGCGGTGGTCGGCATCGCGCCGTACTCGCCCTCGTCGAACCTCGCCAACGACCGGGTGCCCACGATGATCCTGTCGGGGCAGGCGGACACGGTGGTCACGCCGTCCTACGCCACCGGCCTGTACAACAGCCTCCCGTCCACGACGGAAAACGTCTACCTCGAGGTCGCCGGCGCGGACCATGGATTCATGGTCGGACGACCAAACCCGGTGATGGTCCGGACCATGCTGCCGTTCGTCAAGATGTTCGTCGACAACGACGCCCGGTACAGCCAGTTCCTCTGCCCGCTGCTGGACTCCAGCGGAGTGGTCACCTACCGCAGCACCTGCCCGCTGCTGCCCACGACGCCGACCACCCCGACGCCCACCACGCCCGGGCCAACCCCCACCGTGTCGCCGAGCGTTCCGCCCACTTCCGCCGGCGAGATCGTCGGTACGCAGTCCGGCCGGTGCGTCGACGTACCCAACGCCTCACGCAACAACGGCACCCGGGTACAGCTCTACGACTGCAACAGGCAGACCAACCAGACCTGGACCTACACCGCAGGAAAACAACTCCAGGTGTACGGCAACATGTGCCTCGACGCCGCAGGCACCGGCAACGGCGCGGCTGTGCAGATCTACAGCTGCCACAGCCAGACCAACCAACAGTGGAACATCAACGCCAACGGCACGATCAGCAGCGTCCAATCCGGACGGTGCCTGGACGCCTGGAGCACCGCCAACGGCGCCCAGATCCAGCTGTACGACTGCCACGGGCAGACCAACCAGCAGTTCCGGCTCGTCGCCCGGGCGTGA